The Bos indicus x Bos taurus breed Angus x Brahman F1 hybrid chromosome 3, Bos_hybrid_MaternalHap_v2.0, whole genome shotgun sequence genome includes a window with the following:
- the LOC113890029 gene encoding olfactory receptor 2A12-like, giving the protein MQETNQSSVTEFILLGFSFSPKTTPLFFSAFLTTYLLIILGNGLIIILISLDSHLHTPMYFFIVTLSTLDLGYATTTMPQMLAHLASQKKTISFASCVAQMYIFLVLGVTESWLFAIMSIDRYVAICHPLRYKVIMSPWLCRVMVLFCGLWGVVSALVYTVFAMRLPYCGPNKINHFFCEVPAVLKLACADTSVNDQVDFILGFSVILVPLFLILVIYINIFIAILRIRSAQGRLKAFSTCASHITVVTVFCVPAMVMYMKPGSEASPEEDKKLALFYNVISAFLNPIIYSLRNKDVKRAFLKVMGWRRAPE; this is encoded by the coding sequence ATGCAAGAGACTAATCAGTCTTCTGTGACTGAATTCATCCTTCTGGGTTTCTCCTTCAGCCCCAAAACCACTCCTCTATTTTTCTCAGCCTTCCTGACAACCTACCTGTTGATCATTCTGGGCAATGGTTTAATCATCATCCTCATCTCCCTGGACTCGCACctccacacacccatgtacttcttcATTGTCACCCTTTCCACGTTAGATCTGGGCTATGCCACCACAACTATGCCCCAGATGTTGGCACATCTGGCAAGCCAGAAGAAGACCATCTCTTTTGCCAGCTGTGTGGCCCAAATGTACATTTTCTTGGTGTTAGGTGTTACTGAGTCCTGGCTCTTTGCCATCATGTCTATAGACAggtatgtggccatctgccacccacTCAGGTACAAGGTCATCATGAGTCCATGGCTGTGTAGGGTAATGGTCTTGTTCTGTGGACTCTGGGGTGTCGTCTCAGCTCTTGTCTACACTGTTTTTGCCATGCGTCTGCCCTACTGTGGTCCCAACAAGATCAACCACTTCTTCTGTGAAGTCCCTGCTGTCTTGAAGCTGGCTTGTGCAGACACCTCAGTCAATGACCAGGTAGACTTCATTCTTGGTTTTAGTGTCATCCTGGTTCCACTTTTTCTCATCCTCGTCATTTACATCAATATCTTCATTGCCATCTTAAGGATTCGTTCAGCCCAGGGGCGGCTgaaggccttctccacctgtgcctcCCACATCACTGTGGTCACCGTGTTCTGTGTGCCAGCCATGGTCATGTACATGAAGCCTGGCTCAGAGGCCTCCCCAGAAGAGGACAAGAAGCTGGCCCTGTTCTACAATGTCATCTCTGCCTTCCTCAACCCCATCATCTATAGCCTCCGGAACAAAGATGTGAAGAGGGCTTTCCTTAAGGTGATGGGCTGGCGCAGAGCCCCAGAATGA
- the LOC113890026 gene encoding olfactory receptor 2A5-like → MSSSLPRRKATHSQGWKNQSSVTEFILLGFSRNPRTNWILFFLFLFLYLFTVLGNGVIVTLIRVDARLHTPMYFFLSILSLLDLSYATTTVPQMLIHLVSKSKTISYVGCVVQMYIFLTLGITETWIFAAMAYDRYVAICYPLHYRVKMSQTLCVLLAVSSAFCGLTCALVYTVFAVNLPYCGPNEINHFFCEIPAVLKLACADTSLNDQVDFILGFILLLIPLSLILASYVRIFTAILKIGSTQGRIKAFSTCASHITVVTMFCIPCMVMYMRPGSEASPEDDKKLALFYNVISAFLNPIIYSLRNKDVKRAFFKLVGTSADTQ, encoded by the coding sequence ATGTCCTCTTCTCTCCCCAGAAGGAAGGCCACCCATAGCCAAGGTTGGAAAAATCAAAGCTCTGTAACCGAGTTTATCCTCCTGGGCTTCTCCAGAAATCCCAGAACCAATTGgatccttttcttcctcttcctcttcctttactTATTTACAGTCCTGGGCAATGGTGTCATTGTTACTTTGATCAGAGTAGACGCAcgcctccacacccccatgtacttcttcctgagCATCCTCTCTCTGCTGGATCTCAGCTATGCTACCACCACAGTGCCCCAGATGTTGATCCATCTAGTAAGCAAGAGTAAAACCATCTCTTATGTTGGGTGTGTGGTCCAGATGTACATTTTCCTAACCTTGGGCATCACTGAGACCTGGATTTTTGCAGCTATGGCCTATGACAGATATGTTGccatatgctacccactccattatagGGTCAAGATGAGCCAAACCCTGTGTGTACTCCTGGCAGTCAGCTCTGCCTTTTGCGGTCTCACCTGTGCCCTCGTCTACACAGTCTTTGCAGTGAATCTGCCCTACTGTGGCCCCAATGAAATCAACCACTTCTTTTGTGAAATTCCTGCTGTCTTGAAGTTGGCTTGTGCAGATACATCACTCaatgaccaagtggactttatctTGGGCTTTATCTTGCTCCTGATTCCATTGTCCCTCATTCTGGCCTCATATGTTCGCATCTTCACTGCTATCCTAAAGATTGGCTCCACCCAGGGGCGAATcaaggccttctccacctgtgcctcACACATCACTGTGGTCACCATGTTTTGTATTCCATGCATGGTCATGTATATGAGGCCTGGCTCTGAGGCCTCCCCAGAGGATGACAAGAAGCTGGCCCTGTTCTACAATGTCATCTCTGCCTTCCTCAACCCCATCATCTACAGCCTCCGGAACAAGGATGTGAAGAGGGCTTTCTTCAAGTTAGTTGGAACGAGTGCAGACACTCAGTAA